Proteins encoded together in one Triticum dicoccoides isolate Atlit2015 ecotype Zavitan chromosome 7B, WEW_v2.0, whole genome shotgun sequence window:
- the LOC119337638 gene encoding tRNA-dihydrouridine(16/17) synthase [NAD(P)(+)]-like, translating into MLPRRLAPFLPKSRLLFRSLNPSLAMSPSDAAAAHLTTAPDPDEDICPSPAAPAAPEEIAPPVPTPLPPPASAEERVERAWAHWRRLGSPRLVVAPMVDNSELPFRMLCRRYGADAAYTPMLHSRIFSENEKHRDMEFTTCKEDRPLFVQFCANDPDILLQAAKLVEAHCDYVDLNFGCPQRIAKRGYYGAFLMDNLPLVKSLVQNLSENLCVPVSCKIRIFPRLEDTLAYAKMLEEAGASLVAVHGRTRDEKDGKKFRADWDAIKAVKDALRIPVLANGNIRHMEDVKSCLQHTGADGVLSAEPLLENPALFAGFGTKEWKEDGNEDGDGGLDPADLAIEYLKLCEQYPVPWRMIRSHLHKLLGSCFRVHPQVREEFNAQTKLTFEGLHDMVKKLKELGGGIPLYRDQTSLQSQIGSNGLAASNA; encoded by the exons ATGCTACCACGCCGACTCGCCCCTTTCCTCCCGAAGTCGCGCCTCCTCTTCCGCTCCCTAAACCCTAGCCTCGCCATGTCTCcgtcggacgccgccgccgcccacctgaCCACGGCCCCCGACCCCGACGAGGACATATGCCCCAGCCCCGCTGCCCCCGCTGCCCCCGAGGAGATCGCACCGCCCGTGCCCACGCCCCTGCCTCCGCCGGCGTCCGCGGAGGAGAGGGTGGAGCGCGCGTGGGCGCACTGGAGGCGGCTGGGGTCCCCGAGGCTGGTGGTGGCGCCCATGGTGGACAACTCGGAGCTACCCTTCCGCATGCTGTGCCGCCGCTACGGCGCCGACGCCGCCTACACGCCCATGCTCCACTCCCGCATCTTCTCCGAGAACGAGAAGCACAGGGACATGGAGTTCACTACCTGCAAG GAGGACCGCCCACTTTTTGTTCAGTTTTGTGCAAATGATCCTGACATTTTGTTACAAGCTGCAAAGCTGGTTGAAGCACACTGCGACTATGTTGATTTGAATTTTGG ATGTCCACAGCGCATTGCTAAACGGGGATACTATGGGGCATTTCTCATGGACAACCTTCCACTCGTTAAATCGCTTGTGCAAAATCTGTCAGAGAACCTTTGTGTTCCAGTCTCTTGCAAGATCCGCATATTTCCGCGACTGGAAGACACACTTGCGTATGCAAAGATGCTTGAAGAAGCCGGTGCTTCTCTTGTGGCAGTGCATGGGCGTACAAGAGATGAAAAAGATGGGAAGAAATTTCGAGCCGACTGGGATGCCATCAAAGCTGTGAAAGATGCCCTGAGGATACCTGTACTTGCAAATGGAAACATTCGCCATATGGAGGATGTGAAGAGCTGTCTGCAACACACTGGAGCTGATGGCGTGCTTTCAGCTGAACCTCTTTTGGAAAATCCAGCATTATTTGCTGGTTTCGGTACAAAGGAGTGGAAAGAAGATGGCAATGAAGACGGAGATGGTGGTTTAGACCCGGCTGATCTTGCCATTGAGTATTTGAAACTGTGCGAGCAATACCCAGTGCCATGGAGAATGATTCGATCCCATCTCCACAAGTTGCTGGGAAGCTGTTTTAGAGTGCATCCACAAGTGAGGGAGGAATTCAATGCACAGACCAAGCTCACTTTTGAGGGGTTGCATGATATGGTAAAGAAGCTGAAAGAACTCGGCGGTGGAATACCTCTTTACAGAGACCAGACCTCTTTACAGTCACAAATCGGTTCAAACGGGCTAGCTGCAAGCAATGCGTGA
- the LOC119337637 gene encoding probable methyltransferase PMT24, with protein sequence MAGVGGRSSRAAGKRGGGAAASSAAASACVYYATTGVLVALCVAGAYLLTSTSSASIAGPDDGDKAAAVTAYRHTTRSSFAYEVTREKAPPSPPRELEAEDGTLSKEDAGSEEDGGAEQERGSAVTVAAVDDPHAKPDLDERVSGGEDSKSDEAAVDEDQSNERVRVAASEATAEEEEDATAAAAAGADKEQETLDNDQEEEQQSHLQMPRATVEERNLDGGIEEESIARQRQSDEEERMSAGDEQPGTGILRREAQEDEAAERQSDEDRPDQEQTEEERSSDQSLVEEDGRTLVEVESDPGQEEGGGDDKAAESEHKEDTDGSGAGSVNHNVVDTLQGEDSAVGAGGDQSAWATQRDQSHREKDRRQEDAGDGNSTDGEEQHEWRTCNVKAGADYIPCLDNEKAVKKLRPENFRRYEHRERHCPDEGPTCLVALPKGYRRPVEWPKSRDRIWLSNVPHTKLVQVKGHQNWVKVSGQYLLFPGGGTQFIHGALHYIDFLQQSVRGIAWGKRTRVVLDVGCGVASFGGYLFERDVVTMSFAPKDEHEAQVQMALERGIPAISAVMGSKRLPFPSKAFDLVHCARCRVPWHADGGALLLELNRVLRPGGLFVWSATPVYQKLTDDVEIWKAMTALTKSMCWEPVTIKKDRLNGVGAAFYRKPTSNECYESRERQQPPMCSDDDDANAAWYVRLNACIHRVPTGAAERGARWPADWPRRVRAPPNWLNTSQVGVYGKAAPEDFVADYQHWRRVMDKSYLNGLGVDWSRVRNVMDMRAAYGGFAAALRDQKVWVMNVVNVDAPDTLPIIFDRGLFGMYHDWCESFSTYPRTYDLLHADHLFSKIKDRCAVLPVIVEVDRIVRPGGSIIVRDDSGLIGEVEKLLRSLHWDVRLTFSKNDKGVLFAEKSDWRPELVAEPT encoded by the exons ATGGCGGGGGTGGGAGGACGGAGCTCGCGCGCCGCCGGGAAGCgcgggggcggggcggcggcgtcgtccgCGGCGGCGTCGGCGTGCGTCTACTACGCCACCACGGGGGTGCTCGTGGCGCTCTGCGTCGCCGGCGCCTACTTACTCACGTCCACCTCGTCCGCGTCCATCGCCGGGCCGGACGACGGGGACAAGGCGGCCGCCGTCACGGCGTACCGCCACACCACGCGCTCGTCGTTCGCGTACGAGGTGACCAGGGAGaaagcgccgccgtcgccgccgcgcgaGCTCGAGGCCGAGGACGGGACGCTGAGCAAGGAGGACGCTGGCTCCGAGGAGGATGGCGGCGCCGAGCAGGAGCGCGGCAGCGCCGTCACCGTGGCGGCCGTGGACGACCCGCATGCCAAGCCCGATCTGGACGAGCGTGTCTCCGGCGGCGAGGACTCCAAGAGCGACGAGGCGGCGGTGGACGAAGACCAGAGCAACGAGCGtgtccgcgtcgccgccagcgaggccaccgccgaggaggaggaggacgccacggcggcggcggcggcgggcgcggacaAGGAGCAAGAAACGCTGGACAACGATCAGGAAGAAGAGCAGCAGTCGCATCTGCAGATGCCTCGCGCCACGGTGGAGGAGAGGAACCTGGACGGCGGCATCGAGGAGGAGAGCATCGCGCGGCAGCGGCAGAGCGATGAGGAGGAGCGTATGAGCGCCGGCGATGAGCAGCCCGGCACGGGCATCCTCCGCCGCGAGGCGCAGGAGGACGAGGCGGCGGAGCGGCAATCGGATGAGGATAGACCCGATCAGGAGCAGACAGAGGAGGAGCGTAGCAGCGATCAATCGCTGGTCGAAGAGGACGGCCGCACGTTGGTGGAGGTGGAGTCCGACCCCGGGCAAGAAGAGGGCGGCGGAGACGACAAGGCAGCCGAGTCAGAGCACAAGGAGGACACGGACGGCAGCGGTGCCGGCTCGGTGAACCACAACGTCGTCGATACGCTGCAAGGCGAGGACTCGGCCGTCGGCGCCGGAGGAGACCAGAGCGCGTGGGCAACGCAGCGCGATCAGTCCCACCGGGAGAAGGACCGGCGGCAGGAAGACGCGGGCGACGGCAACAGCACGGACGGGGAGGAGCAGCACGAGTGGCGGACGTGCAACGTCAAGGCTGGCGCCGACTACATCCCGTGCCTGGACAACGAGAAGGCCGTCAAGAAGCTGCGGCCGGAGAACTTCCGGCGCTACGAGCACCGCGAGCGCCACTGCCCCGACGAGGGCCCGACGTGCCTCGTCGCGCTCCCAAAAGGCTACCGCCGGCCCGTCGAGTGGCCAAAGAGCCGCGACAGG ATTTGGCTGAGCAATGTGCCACACACGAAGCTGGTCCAGGTGAAGGGACACCAGAACTGGGTGAAGGTGAGCGGGCAGTATCTGCTCTTCCCCGGCGGCGGCACGCAGTTCATCCATGGCGCGCTGCACTACATCGACTTCCTGCAGCAGTCGGTGCGCGGCATCGCGTGGGGGAAGCGCACGCGGGTGGTGCTGGACGTGGGGTGCGGCGTGGCCAGCTTCGGGGGCTACCTGTTTGAGCGGGACGTGGTGACCATGTCGTTCGCGCCCAAGGACGAGCACGAGGCGCAGGTGCAGATGGCGCTGGAGCGTGGCATCCCGGCCATCTCCGCCGTCATGGGCTCCAAGCGCCTCCCCTTCCCCAGCAAGGCGTTCGACCTGGTCCACTGCGCGCGCTGCCGTGTCCCCTGGCacgccgacggcggcgccctcctccTCGAGCTCAACCGCGTCCTCCGCCCCGGCGGCCTCTTCGTCTGGTCCGCCACGCCCGTGTACCAGAAGCTCACCGATGACGTCGAGATCTGGAAAG CAATGACGGCTCTGACGAAATCCATGTGCTGGGAGCCGGTGACGATCAAGAAAGACCGGCTCAACGGCGTCGGCGCCGCCTTCTACCGGAAGCCGACGTCCAACGAGTGCTACGAGAGCAGGGAGCGGCAGCAGCCTCCCATgtgcagcgacgacgacgacgccaacGCGGCGTGGTACGTCCGCCTGAACGCGTGCATCCACCGGGTGCCGACCGGCGCGGCGGAGCGCGGGGCGAGGTGGCCGGCGGACTGGCCGCGGCGGGTGCGCGCGCCGCCCAACTGGCTCAACACCTCGCAGGTCGGGGTGTACGGGAAGGCGGCGCCGGAGGACTTCGTGGCAGACTACCAGCACTGGAGGCGCGTCATGGACAAGTCGTACCTCAACGGCCTGGGCGTCGACTGGTCCAGGGTGAGGAACGTCATGGACATGAGAGCCGCCTACGGAGG GTTCGCCGCAGCGCTGAGAGACCAGAAGGTCTGGGTGATGAACGTCGTCAACGTGGACGCGCCGGACACGCTGCCCATCATCTTCGACCGCGGGCTCTTCGGCATGTACCATGACTGGTGCGAGTCCTTCAGCACCTACCCGAGGACCTACGACCTTCTGCACGCCGACCACCTCTTCTCAAAGATAAAGGACAG GTGCGCCGTGTTGCCGGTCATCGTCGAGGTGGACAGGATCGTGAGGCCGGGAGGGAGCATCATCGTGCGCGACGACTCCGGCCTCATCGGCGAGGTGGAGAAGCTCTTGAGGTCGCTCCACTGGGACGTGAGGCTGACCTTCTCCAAGAACGACAAAGGGGTGCTGTTCGCCGAGAAATCGGATTGGCGGCCGGAGCTGGTCGCCGAGCCAACCTAA